The Rhodothermus marinus DSM 4252 DNA segment GCAGCTGGCGGCCCGCAGCCACAAGCTCAAGCTGGAGCTGACCGACGCGGCGAAAGACTGGCTGGCCGGGCGCGGCTTCGATCCGGTCTTCGGCGCGCGGCCGCTCAAGCGGGTCATGCAGCGCGAAATCACGAACAAACTGGCCGAAGAAATCCTGGCCGGGTTCTTCACCGACGGCGATACGATCCGGATCGACGTGGCGCCGGACGGATCGGGCCTGATCTTCGAGAAGATCGCCCAGGTCGAGGCCGAGCCGGCCGGCACGGCCTGAGCGCCGACGCCGGTGGCTCCGTCCTCCAGCCCGGACCCACGACAGGGTCCGGGTTTTTTGTTAGGTGATTCCCCTTGCGCCCGAGCAAGCAAGCTGCGTTTCCGATGGCAAATGCTCGCGTCCGGCATAGGGGAACGGTGCGGCCTGCGGGTATATCCGATAGCACGACCCAACAAACCAGACCTGCGGTGAGGCGCCATGCGTATGCTGAAGTCGTTGTTTGCCCTGCTGCTGATCGGTATGCTGAGCTCTGGCCTGAGCCCGAACGCCGCACAGGCGCACCCGAAACGGGTGGTCAAAGTGCTGCCCCGTGGTCACGTGGTGGTGCATGCCGGCAAGGTGCGCTATCACTACCACGCGGGTGTCTTCTACCGGCCGGTACGGGGCGGCTTCGTGGTGGTGCGGGCCCCCGTCGGTGCGATCGTGCCGGTGCTGCCGGTCGGCTACCGCGTGGTGCACGTGCACGGCCGCGTGTACTACTGCCACAACGGCGTCTACTATCGCCCGATCTGGCATCGTGGCCGTCGCGCCTACCTGGTGGTCGATCTGCACCTGGACCTGTAGGGCCAT contains these protein-coding regions:
- a CDS encoding DUF6515 family protein, with product MRMLKSLFALLLIGMLSSGLSPNAAQAHPKRVVKVLPRGHVVVHAGKVRYHYHAGVFYRPVRGGFVVVRAPVGAIVPVLPVGYRVVHVHGRVYYCHNGVYYRPIWHRGRRAYLVVDLHLDL